The genomic window TTATAGCCTGCAGCCAATGCACGTTTAGCAGCTGCCCGGAAAGCAAAAACAATATCCTGAATCTCTGATATCGTTAATTCATGTGGTTCAACCTGTCCCGGCTTAAAAGAAATCGGAGATGGCGCAACTGGTTTCCAGCTATTTTCACCAGCAGCAATTTGTTCGCCACCTTTCCAGGGCACTTCACAACTGGCTTTTCTACCTGCATGTGCCAGTTGAATGCCTGCAATTGCCCCATTATCATGGATAAACGAAACAATCTGTTTTAATTTAGCTACATGTTCATCTTTCCAGATGCCCAAATCGGCGTAGGTAATTCTTCCATTGGCAGTTACAGCAGAAGCTTCCTGGATAATTAAACCTGCACCACCAACGGCACGGCTTCCTAAATGCACCAAATGCCAATCGGTTGCAAAACCATCAATAGCCGAATACTGGCACATTGGCGAAATAACAATTCTATTTTTTAAGGTTACATCCTTTATGGTAAAAGGAGAAAATAATTTAGACATATCTTTTTAATATTTTAAACACGAAGGGCACAGAGAAATACACAGAGCACACCGAATGCTTTCTCTGTAAAAAACTCCGTTTGCTCTGTGGTTAATATTACAATTAAAAACCTGCGTGCGCTAATTCGCTATTGATAAACTGAATCTCTTCAGCGTTTAATTTTACGTTTATAGCCTCAGCATTCTGAACGGCTTGTTTTTCATTTCTGGCGCCAACCAACGCAATGGTAATACCTGGTCGTTCAACCGTCCAACGCAAAACCAGCTGAGATAGGGTAGCATTTTTCTCATCTGCCAACGGTTTTATTTTAGTCAAAAATGCATTTGTTTTTTCGATGCTTTCTGGTAAGAAAAATTTATTCCCCTGACGGTGATCGCCTTCTTCGAATTTATAATCGGCGGTCATTTTTCCGGTTAACAAACCGCGCTCCATCGGACTATAAGCCAAAACCGATTTATTTTTTTCGATGCAAAAAGGAACAATTTCATCTTCTACACCACGGTTTACCATACTAAATGGAATCTGATTAGAAATAATTTCTAAAGTTTGATCTGCTTCTTTTAATTGTGCTACATTATAATTGCATACGCCCGCATAACGAACTTTACCCTGTTCAATTAACTTGTTCACTGCTTCGAAAGTTTCGCCGATCGGTGTGGTTACATCTGGCCAGTGGATCTGGTAAAGATCGATATAATCGGTACCCAGACGTTTTAAGGATTGTTCACATTCATAAATTACGCTCTCTTTACCTGCGTATTTATAGATATCGATTTCCTTCCCATCGTTATTTTTACTCTTAAAGCCGAAATCGCCTTTGGCCAGATCCCAACGCATTCCGAATTTTGTTACCAGTTGTAATTTATCGCGCGAGATACCTTTTATTGCATCGCCCACAATTTCTTCACTATCGCCCTGACCATAAATTGGAGCGGTATCGATTGATGTAACCCCTAAATCGTAACCTGCTTTAATTGCATTAATCGCATCGTTTCTATCTGTACTTCCCCACATCCATCCGCCGGCCGCCCAGGCGCCAAAAGTGATTACTGAAAGTTCTAAATCTGAGTTTCCTATTTTTCTGTATTCCATAATTATTTTTTAATGATTTTATCAACCGCATAACTATTATACGGCAAGTAAGCAAGTAGGACCGATAAAAATGCCACATGCACAAGTTGAGAAGGCAGCGCCTCCCAATTCTCAATTACTGTTGTTCCGAAAATCAGCACTAAAGAAATTACCCCCGCAAGTAATAATCCTTGCCTTGTAAATAATCCCAATATAATCATTAACCCTGCTATGAATTCGGCAAATGGCAAAATATAACTAAAGGGGATGACCAATGCATCCGGTAAATATGATTTAGAAAATTGCCCTACCATCCAATGGCTAAAACCAGCAAGCTTAGGCAAACGCACTAAGCCATGCCCCAAAAAACTCAATCCTATTGCCAAGCGGCTAAGTAAATATGCCCATTTTGTATCCATAATATATCGATATACTACAAACATACAATCTCCATATTGAGGATGTTTTAATGCAACAATTATTAGACTGATATTTTACCTTCCTGTGGCGTAGTACACGGAGCGACCGGCGTGAAAACGCTAGCACCCTATTCGCTTAGCGCTAAACTTTTTTCGAAATAATTTGGAGATAACCAGACAACATCATACATTAGTGTATTATTTAACTAATACAGTAGATATGATCAATATTAACAATCTTAATTTTGGCTACAGCAAGCATAAGCCATTATTTAAAAATATGAGCATGCGGTTAAGCAATGGCCATATTTACGGTTTGCTTGGAAAAAATGGAGCCGGTAAATCGAGCTTATTAAAAAACCTGGCCGGTTTGGTGTATGCACAAAGCGGCACATTGGATGTAATGGGCTTTAACCCCGCCAAAAGACAACCTGCACTGTTAGAGCAGATCTGTTTTATACCAGAAGAGTTTTATTTGCCTTCAGTAAAAATAGATGCCTATTTAAAAGCAAACGCACCATTTTACAAAAATTTTGATCACAATTATTTTACTGATCTGATAAAAGAATTCGATATTCCGGTTGAACAGAAGCTCATAAACATGAGCTACGGACAAAAGAAAAAGGTAATTATCGCTTTCGGACTTGCAACACAAGCCAAACTAGTAATTATGGACGAACCTACAAATGGATTAGACATTCCTTCTAAAGCTCAGTTCAGAAAAATTATGGCTTCAGCCATGACCGATGAACGCTGCATTATCATTTCTACCCATCAGGTAAGGGATCTGGATAACCTGATCGACACGGTGATTATGCTTGACGAAAATGACGTTGCGCTTAAAGCTTCAGTAGAAGAAATTACAGCAAAGTTAATCTTCAAAAAGGTTAAGGAAATTGATGACAGCATCATTTATGCGGAGGCATCACTTTCTGGTTATAATGCCGTTATGCCAAACTATCACCAGGAAGAAAGCAAATTAGATATGGAACTTCTTTTCAATGCCATACTTGCCGAAAAAATCAAATTTAAACCTTTATTCAGTTAAGCGATGAACAACACATTTAATATTAATCGATTTGGCTTATTGCTTAAAAGACAGTGGCTCGATTTTGGGAAAATTTACCTCATCAGTCTAGTGGTGTTATTGGGAATTGTAGTTGGATTTTATAGCTACAATATACCCTCACCACTTAAAGACAATAATTTTGACTATGACGGCAACCTTGATATGCGTTTCCGCTACCCTCTTTTCCTGATTTTGGGATTTGTTTTTATCAGCATCGTAGCAAGTAGCTATTTTAATATTCTGGGGCAGAAATCAAGGGCCATTTTAGAACTGATGACACCCGCTTCAGTATTCGAAAAATTTCTGGCAGGTGTAGTTTACACTGCAATAATAAGTTTGTTTAGCTATCTATTAATCTTTTATTTAACAGATTTGGCCTTTGTAAAATACCTGAACGGTCACCTTGCTGCCTTTAGAGGCCTCTTGCCAAAAAACGGGGCTGTTAGAGAAGTTGAAACGATTACTTATCAGGTCTTTAATGATGAAGGTTACAGGAAGTATTGCAGCTACTTTTTTGCCTTTCCCTTTCTTATTACAAGCATATTCCTTTTAGGATCCGTGTATTTCAACCGCTTTCATTACATCAAAACAGCACTATCTGTAATGGTTTTTATCGGCCTTGCATCTTACCTGATGGTTAAATTTTCGAGGTGGGTAATGGAAGGGAAGGTTCCCTACCATTACGGGAAAAGTGATAATGATTTGATTCTGTGGACAATTTTATTGATAACAAGCATCATCACCATTATCGTGTGGGCGATTACCTACATCCGTCTTAAAGAAAAAGAAGTTTAAACTTAACGGCATAGTAGACATGGAATTTAGAGATAACAAGGCGATATACCTTCAAATAGCAGAATATGTTTGCGAACACATTTTGTTGGGGAAATGGAAAGCCGAAGAAAAAGTACCCTCAGTTAGGGAATTAGCGGTTGAACTTGAGGTTAACCCAAATACAGTAATGCGTACTTATGAACTGCTACAAAACAAGAACATCATTAACAATAAAAGAGGAATTGGCTTTTTTGTAGATGAGGCGGCAATAGATAATGTAAGAAACTATAGAAAACAGCAGTTCATTATAGCTGATCTACCTGTGGTTTTCAGGAATATTTACCTCCTTAATATTGGTTTTGATGAATTGGAAAATCAATATAAAACATTTGTAAAAGAGAACTTTAACGCTTAACGATATGAAAACAAGTAATAAATTATTAATCAGCCTTGCGGCGCTACTCATCGTCATACCAATTGTGGTTGTCGCGATCAATATAAAGCTAAACTATAGGGAAAGGGGAATAGAGGACACTTATTTTGGAACACAAGAAATCAATAACGAAGCTTTTGATCAAAAATCGAAAGGCAGGATAACTATTCCCTTACAAACGCCATTTAAAGCCATACAGATAAAAGATGCCAAGCGTTTTAGTGTACAGATTTATGTAAAAGAAGATAAGCGGTATGGACTTAAAGTTCCTGAAAAGTTTAAAAACGATTTAAAATTTGAAGTGGATGCTAACGGAGTGCTGCAGATTACCGTTAAGAATCAAACTAATGACAACGACGCCGAAAAAATTGTCTTGGTTATATATTGTCCTAACATTAACGAGGCTTCAGTTACAAATTCGAATATTTTTGAATTTAGCGCCCATTCAGATTCTATAAAGTTAAATGTTGATCATAGCGAAATGTTATTCCTAACAGGCGACATTACCTACAACGATACAAAAGGAAAAGTGACAAGTGTAATTAATCCAACGAAGATTGGAAAGCTCTACCTTAATCTAAATAAAACAAAGTTTAGCGGTGTTATCAATGCTTTTAAAGACCTATATGTTACGGCGAATAACTCAGAAATTGAAATTGGGAATATAGATGACAACAAAGAATTCCCCTTTGATAACCTGAATATTAAAACGACGGATACATCGAGCGTAAAATTGCAAAACGTTAAAGTGAAAACCTTCACTGGCGATTTTTCTGATGCTACAACCCTGCAGATTCCAACACCTCTGCTTAAACAGCTGTTTAAGAAATAATTTATAAGGCTGTATCATAAATTTAAATTCAAGTCTGTGACGTTGAGCTTGTCGAAACGTTTGCTCAAAAGTACTTAAACAGTTCCTTCGACAAGCTCAGGATCACAACTCTATATTTATGATACGCCCATTTTTTACGATTTAATGTATTTACAACCACCTTTTATTCCTCATGTTGTAAAAAGGGCATGATTTTTAAGCTATCTAATTGGCAAAAGTTTAACTTGGGCCAATTAGCTTTTTAGTTTTACATCATTACCCCATTATGAAGAGATTTTTTCTTTTATTTGCCCTCAGCCTGTTCGTTTTTAGCCATGTAAATGCACAAAAAATAGACACCCTATCTATTACCCTTGATAACGTTAAATACCCATATCCGGTTAAATATTTTCCTATCAATACCGAAGGGCAGGATATTAAAATGGCCTATATGGATGTTGCGCCAACCGCAGCAGCCAATGGAAAAACAGCCATCCTTTTCCATGGAAAAAATTTTGGAGGTTATTACTGGGGCAATGTAATTAAAGCCTTAACCAACATCGGTTACCGGGTTATTGTACCTGATCAAATTGGTTTTGGTAAATCATCTAAAGCATTTATCCATTATAGTTTCCACCAAATGGCTACCTGGAATAAAAGGCTTCTAGATACCTTAGGCGTTCAAAAAACCGTAGTTTTAGGTCATAGTATGGGCGGTATGCTGGCTACGCGTTTTGCTTTGATGTACCCAGAAACAACTGAAAAACTCTTGCTCGAAAACCCGATCGGGCTCGAAGATTATAAAACTTTCATTCCATATATCACCACTGCACAACAGTACCAAACGGAACTTAAAACCACAGCTGAGAGCGTACGGAAGTATTACCAGGGCTCTTACTTTACATATTGGAAACCCGAATACGAATACCTGGTGAGTATTGCCGGAGGCGTAACCAATAGTGCTGATTACCCGCGCTGGGCTAAAGTGGCCGCACTAACTTATACCATGATTTATGAACAACCTGTGGTCTACGAATTTCAGAATTTAAAGGTTCCTACTGTTTTGTTTATTGGTAAAGAAGACAAAACAATCGTCGGCAAAGGATTGCTTACGCCTGATCAACAGGCCTTACATGGTCAGTACAAACTTTTAGGAAAGCAGACTGCAGCCAAAATTATCGGCGCTAAAATTATCGAATTTGATGCCTGCGGACATATTCCGCATATCGAAATTCCGACGGAATTTCTGGTAGCTTTGACAGGTAGTTTGTAATGTAAATACGCTGAGTAATCGCCATTCTCGCGCATGCTGGAACCACTGAGTGCTCAGCGAAGCTAATCCTAAAGCTTATGATAAGCGCCGTTATAAAGCATTAAGATTCCCAATCAAGTTGGGAATGACGACAACGCTAAACCTAATCAACCTCTTTTCCTACAATTTTATTAATGCCCTGCATTTCGAAATCGATATCCTGCCCCATCGATTTCATTTTACCATACAGTTCAACACGGAGGTGGCTGTTAAGTACAATTCCGGTTTTCATATCAACTGAGGTTTCTCCAGAGTTGGTTCCTTGTAAATCAGTTTCCATTTTGTTGCCCATCACTTCAAAATTTCCTTTTGATACCAATGTGCCTTTTACTCCTAGTATCGCAATTCCATCTTTTACCTCTTTCAATGTGTATTGTGTAATTGTTTCAATTGGCATACTCATCTGCATTTTGGTATCAACGGTCCAGTTGTCGCCTATTTTAACAGGTTTATCAGGGTAAATTTTAAATGACGATTCCATCGTTTGTTTCACCACCTCGTTGCTAAATTGTTTACTTAAAGCATTTTTAATCTGTTTAACCTGACTGGTGTCCTTAGTCATCTTTGCTGCCATATTATCGAGCATTTTATCTATACCAGCAACGGTTTTAATGCCACCATTAGGGGTTACAGTCATATAAAAAGACGCTCCTTTTAAACCGCTAAAGGGATTCTTTTTGGTACTATCCTGATCATCAGAATTAAGGGTCATGGTATTACCCATCGCAACCGATTTCATGAAAATTCTGTTGTAAGTTACTTTCACATCCTTCTCGCCACTATGGCCTTCGGTAATATCAAAAGTATAATCTGTTCCTATGCTTTGGGTTAAATGTACGTCGCGGCCAGCAATTTTCTGGTTGATAATTTGTTCGGAAGTGAGCGTAAAATCGTACTTATAGCCCGTTGGATAATTTTGTCTTAACACATAGCTTTTCTGCGCAAAGGCACTTATAGAGACCAGGCTCAAGATGACTGTTACAAATATTTTCATTTGATAATTGACCATTTTAACCTGCAGGCTGTTGCGCAAAAATGCGGCTTAACTGAAAATATAATTCCGGATGTTTATCCCTTAACTGTTCAGGTTTTTCAAAGAAATATTCAGAAACCACAGCAAAAAATTCAGCCTGACTGGTGATGGCATATGGATTAATATCTGATTTATTGTCTTCAATTTTCTCCATTTCTTCATGCATCATCTTAATCCAAGGCAAAGTATATTCATGTGCAATTAAATTCTCTGGAACACCATCTGTTGCGCCGTCAGATTTATCCAAAAGGTGCACAAATTCGTGTATAGCCGTATTTTCTTTCCCTGCACTTTTAGAAAAACCATGTCGCAAGGCCGAGCGTGATAAAATCATCTGTCCATTCATATAACCCGTCCCTACCATACCCATAATATTCCTTTCGCCACCTTCAAACTGGAAATCTTTATTAAAAGTATCCGGATACAATAAAACGCTGGTTAAGTTTTTGTATTGCCAATCGTCAAAACCAAAAATGGGGATAACTGCGCTCGAGGCAATCAGCAACTCGTCTAATGTTGTCATTTCTAAACCCACCGCTTCTATCTTAACCGTACTGAAAAATGCGGCCACTTTTTGCTCGAACTTCAGCTTATCGGTCGAATCGAGATTATGGTAATACCCTACATAATCATCCAGTATCTTTTTGTCTACATCCGTTAAAGGCTCAACAGTAGCCTTCTTTTTTTTAAGGATGAGATAAAGGGCAATTAGAAAAATAGGAATTAAGTAGGCAAGTGGAAGCGAGTTCATAAATGGGATTACACAGATTAGGGGATTACACAGATTGGATGATGGTTTATATTAGCTTTCGATAATTTCTAATTGGATCAAAACGTCCTCGCGTGTAACCGGATAAGGTTTATTATTATTTATGGCTTGATAAACGGCTTCGAAAAGCGGTAAATAACTGCCTACTTCTGATGGAATTGTCTCCTCAGTTTTATGGCCTTCAGCATCAATGGTTGTTAATAAACCATCTTTACTTGCGGACTCAACACCGTAGCCCGGATCGGTTAATTTCATCCCCGCCAGCAACTGTTCTTCCTGAATATCGGTTCTTTGTTTAATAAAACTTCCATTTACGCCATGTAAAACAAATCCTGCCTGTGGATTTACCACCAACATGCTCGAAGTAACAAAAACGTACAAACTATTAGGGTAACTCAGTTGGATCGAGAAATAATCGTCGACCAAAGTATCTACCCTATTTTTACCTAGAATTTTATGGTAATTCAATGGTTTGCCAAACAGGCAGATTACCTGGTCTAACAAGTGCGGGCCCAAATCGTATAAAAGTCCACTGGCCTCTACCGGGTTTTCTTTAAATGCCTTCGGCCCAATTACATTACGGTAGCGATCGTAACGCAGGTGCATTTCGTTCAATTTGCCTAATTTGCCGCTTTCTATTACTTTTTTAACCGAGGTAAAATCACTGTCCCAACGGCGGTTCTGGTAGAAAAAGATTTGTTTCCCTACACTATCGGCAAGTTCAAAAAGTTCCTTTGCCTGCGCAGCTGTTGCCGTAAATGGTTTTTCAACCAGAATATGTTTATGCTTGGTTAATGCCGTTTTCGAATGCTCATAATGAAGATTATTGGGCGTATTAATAACAACCAATTCTATTTCGGTATCATTTAAAAGCTCCTCAACACTATTATAACTTGTAATATTTGGGTAATCATTAACTGCATTTTTATGACTGCGTTCTACTATAGCTTTTAAATTGAACCCATTATGTGCCTGTAAAAAAGGAGCATGGAAAACCTTCCCCGACATGCCATAGGCTAATAAACCGGCATTAATAGTTTTATTGATATTCGTATCCATAGGATATAAATGTAGCTAAAAATACAATTACGATTCAAGCTTTAATGTTAAAACAGCAAAGCTTTTACTTAGGGCTTACACCTTTTTACCTTATCTTTGCAAGATATGAAGCCGTCGGAGATTAATGCCAAGTGGAAAGTTTTACAGGAAAAGATTTCGAAGGAATTTGATTCTGATTTTCCTGATTTAAAAGTAATGCTTTTTCTAATTGGCGTTCAGGAATTGGGCAAAGGGCCAAAAAAATACAGTAAACGCCAAAAAGAGGAGCTGATGCACATTGCTACCTGCCGTTTATTGAGCGAAATGGGCTTTTATGAGCTTGAGGGCTTAGATCAGGATGGCTGGCCACATTGGAAATTAATTAAAGCAATACCTCCCTATACCATGCTCGAGCAGGAAATGCTGATGAAATCGCTCGTGGTAAGTTATTTCGAAGATATTTATTCGTAAATCTA from Flavobacterium sp. W4I14 includes these protein-coding regions:
- a CDS encoding aryl-alcohol dehydrogenase-like predicted oxidoreductase (product_source=COG0667; cath_funfam=3.20.20.100; cog=COG0667; pfam=PF00248; superfamily=51430); this encodes MEYRKIGNSDLELSVITFGAWAAGGWMWGSTDRNDAINAIKAGYDLGVTSIDTAPIYGQGDSEEIVGDAIKGISRDKLQLVTKFGMRWDLAKGDFGFKSKNNDGKEIDIYKYAGKESVIYECEQSLKRLGTDYIDLYQIHWPDVTTPIGETFEAVNKLIEQGKVRYAGVCNYNVAQLKEADQTLEIISNQIPFSMVNRGVEDEIVPFCIEKNKSVLAYSPMERGLLTGKMTADYKFEEGDHRQGNKFFLPESIEKTNAFLTKIKPLADEKNATLSQLVLRWTVERPGITIALVGARNEKQAVQNAEAINVKLNAEEIQFINSELAHAGF
- a CDS encoding thiosulfate dehydrogenase [quinone] large subunit (product_source=KO:K16937; cog=COG2259; ko=KO:K16937; pfam=PF07681; transmembrane_helix_parts=Inside_1_12,TMhelix_13_32,Outside_33_58,TMhelix_59_81,Inside_82_85,TMhelix_86_103,Outside_104_112,TMhelix_113_132,Inside_133_139); this encodes MFVVYRYIMDTKWAYLLSRLAIGLSFLGHGLVRLPKLAGFSHWMVGQFSKSYLPDALVIPFSYILPFAEFIAGLMIILGLFTRQGLLLAGVISLVLIFGTTVIENWEALPSQLVHVAFLSVLLAYLPYNSYAVDKIIKK
- a CDS encoding ABC-2 type transport system ATP-binding protein (product_source=KO:K01990; cath_funfam=3.40.50.300; cog=COG1131; ko=KO:K01990; pfam=PF00005; smart=SM00382; superfamily=52540), which produces MININNLNFGYSKHKPLFKNMSMRLSNGHIYGLLGKNGAGKSSLLKNLAGLVYAQSGTLDVMGFNPAKRQPALLEQICFIPEEFYLPSVKIDAYLKANAPFYKNFDHNYFTDLIKEFDIPVEQKLINMSYGQKKKVIIAFGLATQAKLVIMDEPTNGLDIPSKAQFRKIMASAMTDERCIIISTHQVRDLDNLIDTVIMLDENDVALKASVEEITAKLIFKKVKEIDDSIIYAEASLSGYNAVMPNYHQEESKLDMELLFNAILAEKIKFKPLFS
- a CDS encoding Zn-dependent protease with chaperone function (product_source=COG0501; cog=COG0501; superfamily=81321; transmembrane_helix_parts=Inside_1_20,TMhelix_21_43,Outside_44_64,TMhelix_65_87,Inside_88_106,TMhelix_107_129,Outside_130_172,TMhelix_173_195,Inside_196_203,TMhelix_204_226,Outside_227_240,TMhelix_241_263,Inside_264_270), encoding MNNTFNINRFGLLLKRQWLDFGKIYLISLVVLLGIVVGFYSYNIPSPLKDNNFDYDGNLDMRFRYPLFLILGFVFISIVASSYFNILGQKSRAILELMTPASVFEKFLAGVVYTAIISLFSYLLIFYLTDLAFVKYLNGHLAAFRGLLPKNGAVREVETITYQVFNDEGYRKYCSYFFAFPFLITSIFLLGSVYFNRFHYIKTALSVMVFIGLASYLMVKFSRWVMEGKVPYHYGKSDNDLILWTILLITSIITIIVWAITYIRLKEKEV
- a CDS encoding GntR family transcriptional regulator (product_source=KO:K07979; cath_funfam=1.10.10.10; cog=COG1725; ko=KO:K07979; pfam=PF00392; smart=SM00345; superfamily=46785) translates to MEFRDNKAIYLQIAEYVCEHILLGKWKAEEKVPSVRELAVELEVNPNTVMRTYELLQNKNIINNKRGIGFFVDEAAIDNVRNYRKQQFIIADLPVVFRNIYLLNIGFDELENQYKTFVKENFNA
- a CDS encoding hypothetical protein (product_source=Hypo-rule applied; superfamily=100920; transmembrane_helix_parts=Inside_1_6,TMhelix_7_26,Outside_27_281), whose product is MKTSNKLLISLAALLIVIPIVVVAINIKLNYRERGIEDTYFGTQEINNEAFDQKSKGRITIPLQTPFKAIQIKDAKRFSVQIYVKEDKRYGLKVPEKFKNDLKFEVDANGVLQITVKNQTNDNDAEKIVLVIYCPNINEASVTNSNIFEFSAHSDSIKLNVDHSEMLFLTGDITYNDTKGKVTSVINPTKIGKLYLNLNKTKFSGVINAFKDLYVTANNSEIEIGNIDDNKEFPFDNLNIKTTDTSSVKLQNVKVKTFTGDFSDATTLQIPTPLLKQLFKK
- a CDS encoding pimeloyl-ACP methyl ester carboxylesterase (product_source=COG0596; cath_funfam=3.40.50.1820; cleavage_site_network=SignalP-noTM; cog=COG0596; pfam=PF00561; superfamily=53474), translated to MKRFFLLFALSLFVFSHVNAQKIDTLSITLDNVKYPYPVKYFPINTEGQDIKMAYMDVAPTAAANGKTAILFHGKNFGGYYWGNVIKALTNIGYRVIVPDQIGFGKSSKAFIHYSFHQMATWNKRLLDTLGVQKTVVLGHSMGGMLATRFALMYPETTEKLLLENPIGLEDYKTFIPYITTAQQYQTELKTTAESVRKYYQGSYFTYWKPEYEYLVSIAGGVTNSADYPRWAKVAALTYTMIYEQPVVYEFQNLKVPTVLFIGKEDKTIVGKGLLTPDQQALHGQYKLLGKQTAAKIIGAKIIEFDACGHIPHIEIPTEFLVALTGSL
- a CDS encoding putative secreted protein (product_source=COG5513; cleavage_site_network=SignalP-noTM; cog=COG5513; pfam=PF19777); the protein is MKIFVTVILSLVSISAFAQKSYVLRQNYPTGYKYDFTLTSEQIINQKIAGRDVHLTQSIGTDYTFDITEGHSGEKDVKVTYNRIFMKSVAMGNTMTLNSDDQDSTKKNPFSGLKGASFYMTVTPNGGIKTVAGIDKMLDNMAAKMTKDTSQVKQIKNALSKQFSNEVVKQTMESSFKIYPDKPVKIGDNWTVDTKMQMSMPIETITQYTLKEVKDGIAILGVKGTLVSKGNFEVMGNKMETDLQGTNSGETSVDMKTGIVLNSHLRVELYGKMKSMGQDIDFEMQGINKIVGKEVD
- a CDS encoding Mlc titration factor MtfA (ptsG expression regulator) (product_source=COG3228; cath_funfam=3.40.390.10; cog=COG3228; ko=KO:K09933; pfam=PF06167; superfamily=55486; transmembrane_helix_parts=Outside_1_3,TMhelix_4_21,Inside_22_257); amino-acid sequence: MNSLPLAYLIPIFLIALYLILKKKKATVEPLTDVDKKILDDYVGYYHNLDSTDKLKFEQKVAAFFSTVKIEAVGLEMTTLDELLIASSAVIPIFGFDDWQYKNLTSVLLYPDTFNKDFQFEGGERNIMGMVGTGYMNGQMILSRSALRHGFSKSAGKENTAIHEFVHLLDKSDGATDGVPENLIAHEYTLPWIKMMHEEMEKIEDNKSDINPYAITSQAEFFAVVSEYFFEKPEQLRDKHPELYFQLSRIFAQQPAG
- a CDS encoding scyllo-inositol 2-dehydrogenase (NADP+) (product_source=KO:K16044; cath_funfam=3.30.360.10,3.40.50.720; cog=COG0673; ko=KO:K16044; pfam=PF01408,PF02894; superfamily=51735); this translates as MDTNINKTINAGLLAYGMSGKVFHAPFLQAHNGFNLKAIVERSHKNAVNDYPNITSYNSVEELLNDTEIELVVINTPNNLHYEHSKTALTKHKHILVEKPFTATAAQAKELFELADSVGKQIFFYQNRRWDSDFTSVKKVIESGKLGKLNEMHLRYDRYRNVIGPKAFKENPVEASGLLYDLGPHLLDQVICLFGKPLNYHKILGKNRVDTLVDDYFSIQLSYPNSLYVFVTSSMLVVNPQAGFVLHGVNGSFIKQRTDIQEEQLLAGMKLTDPGYGVESASKDGLLTTIDAEGHKTEETIPSEVGSYLPLFEAVYQAINNNKPYPVTREDVLIQLEIIES
- a CDS encoding hypothetical protein (product_source=Hypo-rule applied), with translation MKPSEINAKWKVLQEKISKEFDSDFPDLKVMLFLIGVQELGKGPKKYSKRQKEELMHIATCRLLSEMGFYELEGLDQDGWPHWKLIKAIPPYTMLEQEMLMKSLVVSYFEDIYS